Proteins encoded within one genomic window of Oncorhynchus tshawytscha isolate Ot180627B linkage group LG02, Otsh_v2.0, whole genome shotgun sequence:
- the dhrs3b gene encoding short-chain dehydrogenase/reductase 3 produces MDFKCLGCMVLFPIHILYYILKASVCLLQPSRRRTLTKEVVLITGGGRGIGRHLAQEFAKQGAKKVILWGRTEKCLKETCEEISQSGTECHYFLCDVANREEVYKQAKVVREKVGDVTILVNNAAVVHGKSLMDCDDDALLKSQHINTMGQFWTTKAFLPRMLELQHGHVVCINSILSQSPIPGAIDYCTSKASSLAFMESLTLGLLDCPGVGCTTVLPFHTNTEMFQGMRVRFPALFPPLKPETVAERTVDAVRTNTAYLYMPWTMHALVVLKSFMPQAALEEIHKFSGTYTCMNTFKGRT; encoded by the exons ATGGATTTTAAGTGTTTGGGCTGTATGGTGCTGTTCCCCATCCACATTCTATACTACATATTGAAAGCAAGCGTGTGCTTACTGCAACCAAGTAGACGGAGAACCCTGACCAAGGAGGTGGTGCTGATCACAGGCGGGGGGCGAGGTATTGGTCGTCACCTGGCTCAAGAGTTTGCCAAGCAGGGCGCTAAAAAG GTGATCCTGTGGGGCCGCACAGAGAAGTGTCTGAAAGAGACATGCGAAGAGATCTCCCAATCAGGAACAGAGTGCCACTACTTTCTGTGCGACGTCGCCAATCGGGAGGAGGTTTACAAGCAGGCCAAGGTGGTCAGAGAGAAG GTGGGAGATGTTACGATCCTGGTGAATAACGCGGCAGTGGTCCATGGGAAAAGTCTGATGGACTGCGACGATGACGCTCTTTTGAAAtctcaacacatcaacacaatgGGGCAGTTCTGG ACTACAAAGGCCTTCCTGCCACGGATGCTGGAGCTCCAGCATGGCCACGTAGTCTGTATAAACTCCATCCTCTCCCAATCACCCATCCCCGGGGCCATAGATTACTGCACCTCTAAGGCCTCCTCCCTGGCCTTCATGGAGAGCCTGACTCTGGGCCTGCTGGACTGTCCCGGGGTGGGTTGCACCACCGTGCTCCCCTTCCACACCAACACTGAGATGTTCCAGGGTATGAGAGTCAG GTTTCCAGCGCTCTTCCCTCCCCTCAAGCCAGAGACAGTTGCTGAAAGGACTGTGGATGCAGTCAGGACTAACACAGCCTACCTTTACATGCCCTGGACCATGCATGCTCTCGTTGTCCTCAAAAG CTTTATGCCACAGGCTGCACTTGAAGAGATCCACAAGTTTTCTGGAACCTATACCTGCATGAATACATTCAAAGGGAGGACATAA